From the Pseudoalteromonas tunicata genome, one window contains:
- a CDS encoding DUF6326 family protein, which produces MSSTNNSNRVFQDFPINVKLIISSLWVAVMFCYVYGDYIEVYVPGVIANAMEVTSAKEGIQLEFFAVALLMSVPSVMIFLTLVLKPRINRWLNIIIPTLYIVLLIAINLQTTWGFYLYLTAIEILLSIYTVWYAWNWPKTEQYSVGVI; this is translated from the coding sequence ATGAGTTCGACTAATAATTCAAATAGGGTTTTTCAAGATTTTCCAATAAACGTAAAGCTAATAATATCCTCACTTTGGGTGGCAGTAATGTTTTGCTATGTATATGGTGATTATATTGAAGTTTATGTTCCTGGAGTGATAGCTAATGCGATGGAAGTCACATCAGCGAAAGAAGGGATTCAATTAGAGTTCTTTGCCGTAGCTCTACTTATGTCTGTTCCAAGTGTAATGATATTTCTTACTTTAGTGTTAAAACCGAGAATTAATCGCTGGTTAAATATAATCATACCTACTTTATACATAGTCCTTCTGATTGCGATAAACCTACAAACTACATGGGGTTTCTATTTATACCTAACGGCTATTGAGATATTACTTTCAATTTATACTGTTTGGTATGCGTGGAATTGGCCTAAAACCGAACAATATTCAGTAGGTGTTATATAA
- a CDS encoding two-component system response regulator yields MQTVSNQKQTLLLVDDEPVNLRILKQLLHPDYQLIFAKHGEEALKLALQERPDLILLDIMMPDMTGFEVCQQLKQRPETQAIPVIFVTALSEEHDEAAGFAVGAVDYITKPISTAVVKARIKTHLSLVQADELRKTRLQVIQRLGRAAEYKDNETGTHVLRMSHYSKVIALAYGLSEAQADDLLHAAPMHDIGKIGIPDSIMLKPGKLTDDEFTIMKTHAEIGAEIIGEADSELLRLAKSVALTHHEKWDGTGYPNGLKGDAIPLEGRIVALADVFDALTSKRPYKEAWPIEQTMDYIRQQSGVHFEPKLVELFEQNLAEIIQIKARWQDV; encoded by the coding sequence ATGCAAACAGTATCAAACCAAAAACAAACGTTACTTTTAGTGGATGATGAGCCAGTTAACCTACGGATATTGAAGCAATTACTCCATCCTGACTATCAGTTAATTTTTGCCAAACATGGCGAAGAAGCCCTTAAGTTAGCGTTACAAGAACGGCCCGACCTTATTTTACTTGATATTATGATGCCTGACATGACAGGTTTTGAGGTCTGCCAACAACTCAAGCAGCGCCCAGAAACCCAAGCTATCCCAGTGATATTTGTCACAGCCCTAAGCGAAGAGCATGATGAAGCCGCTGGTTTTGCCGTTGGCGCTGTCGATTATATTACAAAACCGATTTCAACTGCGGTTGTTAAAGCGCGTATAAAAACCCATTTATCGTTAGTTCAAGCTGATGAGCTGAGAAAAACCCGCTTGCAGGTTATTCAACGCTTAGGCCGAGCTGCGGAATATAAAGACAACGAAACCGGCACCCACGTATTAAGGATGAGTCATTATTCCAAAGTCATTGCCCTCGCCTATGGCTTAAGCGAAGCACAAGCAGATGACTTACTGCATGCAGCCCCTATGCACGACATTGGTAAAATCGGCATTCCCGATAGTATCATGTTAAAACCGGGCAAACTCACTGATGATGAATTTACCATTATGAAAACTCACGCAGAAATTGGGGCTGAAATTATCGGTGAAGCTGATTCTGAATTACTGCGTTTAGCTAAATCTGTTGCTTTAACCCACCATGAAAAATGGGATGGCACAGGCTATCCAAACGGCTTAAAAGGTGATGCTATTCCTCTTGAAGGGCGAATTGTTGCATTAGCAGATGTATTTGATGCCCTCACCAGTAAACGGCCATATAAAGAAGCATGGCCAATCGAACAAACCATGGATTATATTCGCCAGCAAAGTGGTGTGCATTTTGAACCTAAATTGGTCGAATTATTTGAACAAAATCTTGCCGAAATTATTCAAATCAAAGCGCGTTGGCAAGATGTGTAA
- a CDS encoding MHYT domain-containing protein — protein sequence MTADWLTAFFVSSNDNLLITGLYSPLLVSISVLIAIFSAFMAFEVVTQAVKSHSTTRQQLMLLTSSVALGGGVWSMHFIGMLAFDLCTPVTYSFTLTALSLLPSIAASWVALNLLAKPSFKVSQILLSGILVGAGIGTMHYIGMASMQMAPLLRYDPWIFALSILVAVVLAILALWVKAGLNHVAQTKISTRLSNSLASIVMGLAIAGMHYTGMAAARFVLPPGLELTTQSSNISFYLAMGVTITTIVMVSIVLVVNILFKYKDISLLAKSNEDRLHAMMNTAIDGIITIDAKGNVVSVNQAVETILGWQACELIGSNVKKIMPSAIADEHDNFLTRYLNTRQAKIIGIGREVTAVHKQGHLVPVHLGIGHVKQGKEHFFVGFISDLTKRNTMELALKRKESKFRSLISNIPGIAYRCKNEPGWPMVYISNAVQTITGYAPSEFELPNPQRFFSDLYHPDDIAFIESQAKPPTFALEYRIIRRDGQIRWLFEHGNYIQDNNSGETWLDGFIMDITERKEMEQDLLLAKEHAEQAAAARAAFLANMSHEIRTPMNAIIGFSDILLDTALDKEQLKHLSTISRSAKSLLHLLNDVLDSAKLDKGKLELENRVFSLTDEIDTVVSTLWLQAKQQNLALEADISPKMASHYLGSPERLRQILTNLIGNAVKFTAQGKVTVKIYPSAEQSVTFEIIDTGIGMSAEQLEHVFDAFSQADASMSRKYGGTGLGTTISKQLVELMGGEIEVESELGKGSIFRFTLPMQISQQPEVQLQPKATTLPPLVILVVDDIQQNIDLLTVLLTRAGHTVLTARDGQQALVRMKQNDIAVTLMDLQMPIMDGLSATQARREQERNENLPYMPIIALTASVLAQDKIATQQAGMDGFANKPIDLALLNSEIARVLNLTMSPISAATLQHKPKLIDTTQGITLWGSETVYFSELAKFCTQWPSKYQALQLAVDQQDLTRIKQLSHGLKGICGNLALTQWMTIFAQLEQNDPDTFQVLLDTLANSFPAIKAQLDTNKSDNQQSCITSENNAVETHTLLMQVEILIGAVCHHTYDQSNLDTLVTLASNHHPNLVESIVKALDDFDFEIAHQALLALKQALLENEE from the coding sequence ATGACTGCTGATTGGCTCACGGCCTTTTTTGTTTCATCAAACGATAATTTACTGATCACAGGCTTATATAGTCCCTTGTTAGTCAGTATATCAGTCCTAATTGCTATTTTTTCTGCTTTTATGGCCTTTGAAGTCGTAACTCAAGCAGTAAAAAGTCATTCTACTACTCGCCAACAACTGATGTTGCTAACCAGCAGTGTCGCGCTTGGTGGTGGCGTCTGGTCGATGCACTTTATTGGTATGTTAGCCTTCGATTTGTGCACCCCTGTAACTTACAGCTTTACCTTAACAGCGTTATCCCTCTTACCCAGCATTGCCGCATCTTGGGTTGCACTTAATTTATTAGCAAAACCAAGTTTTAAAGTATCTCAAATTCTTTTAAGTGGAATTTTAGTTGGCGCTGGCATAGGCACTATGCATTATATTGGTATGGCATCGATGCAGATGGCGCCGTTGCTGCGTTATGACCCTTGGATCTTTGCTTTGTCTATTCTAGTAGCGGTTGTATTAGCAATACTAGCGCTGTGGGTGAAAGCAGGGTTAAACCACGTTGCACAAACCAAAATTTCAACTCGCTTAAGTAATTCTCTTGCCAGTATTGTGATGGGGCTTGCTATTGCAGGTATGCATTATACCGGTATGGCAGCAGCCCGTTTTGTTCTACCTCCGGGGCTTGAACTCACGACCCAGTCCTCCAATATTTCATTTTATTTGGCTATGGGGGTAACGATAACAACAATAGTGATGGTATCAATTGTATTAGTCGTCAATATTTTATTTAAATACAAAGATATTTCATTACTTGCCAAATCTAACGAAGACCGACTTCATGCCATGATGAATACCGCCATCGATGGCATTATTACCATTGATGCGAAGGGTAATGTTGTGAGCGTTAATCAAGCGGTAGAAACTATTTTGGGTTGGCAAGCTTGCGAATTAATTGGCTCAAATGTCAAAAAAATTATGCCTAGTGCCATCGCGGATGAACATGATAACTTTTTAACCCGCTATTTAAATACACGCCAAGCTAAAATTATCGGTATCGGCCGAGAAGTAACCGCTGTACACAAGCAAGGTCATCTTGTGCCCGTACATTTAGGTATTGGCCATGTTAAGCAAGGGAAAGAACACTTTTTTGTTGGCTTTATTTCTGATTTAACTAAACGCAATACAATGGAATTAGCACTTAAGAGGAAAGAATCTAAATTTCGCTCATTAATTAGTAATATTCCTGGAATTGCCTATCGCTGTAAAAATGAACCTGGCTGGCCAATGGTGTATATCAGTAATGCTGTCCAAACTATCACTGGTTACGCTCCATCTGAGTTTGAACTGCCTAATCCACAGCGGTTTTTCTCCGATTTATACCACCCTGATGATATCGCCTTTATTGAAAGCCAAGCTAAACCCCCTACTTTTGCGCTTGAATATCGCATTATTCGTCGTGATGGCCAGATCCGCTGGCTCTTTGAACATGGCAACTATATTCAAGATAACAATTCAGGTGAAACATGGCTCGATGGTTTTATTATGGATATAACCGAGCGAAAAGAAATGGAGCAAGATTTACTTTTGGCTAAAGAGCACGCTGAACAAGCCGCTGCTGCCCGAGCAGCCTTTTTAGCTAATATGAGTCATGAAATTCGTACCCCAATGAACGCCATCATAGGCTTTAGTGATATTTTACTCGATACTGCTTTAGATAAAGAGCAACTAAAACACCTCAGCACGATTAGCCGTTCAGCAAAGTCTTTATTGCATTTACTGAATGATGTATTAGACAGTGCCAAACTCGATAAAGGTAAATTGGAGCTAGAAAACCGCGTTTTCTCTCTTACCGATGAAATCGACACTGTGGTTTCTACTTTATGGCTTCAAGCAAAACAGCAAAATTTAGCACTTGAGGCAGATATCTCCCCAAAAATGGCAAGCCACTATCTAGGTTCACCCGAGCGTTTGAGGCAAATTCTCACCAACCTAATTGGCAATGCCGTTAAATTTACTGCCCAAGGTAAAGTAACTGTCAAAATTTATCCAAGTGCTGAGCAATCGGTTACGTTTGAAATCATTGATACCGGTATTGGTATGAGTGCAGAACAACTTGAGCATGTTTTTGATGCATTTTCTCAAGCAGATGCCTCTATGAGCCGTAAATATGGCGGAACAGGATTAGGCACAACCATCAGTAAACAACTGGTTGAATTAATGGGAGGAGAGATTGAAGTCGAAAGTGAACTTGGAAAAGGCAGCATCTTTCGTTTTACTCTCCCCATGCAAATCAGCCAACAACCTGAGGTGCAATTGCAACCAAAAGCCACCACACTGCCACCTCTGGTGATACTGGTCGTAGATGATATTCAACAAAATATTGATTTATTAACTGTCTTATTAACCCGCGCAGGTCATACGGTACTAACGGCACGCGATGGTCAACAAGCCTTAGTACGCATGAAGCAAAATGACATTGCAGTGACACTAATGGATTTGCAAATGCCTATAATGGATGGCTTAAGTGCAACGCAAGCAAGGCGCGAGCAAGAGCGAAACGAAAACCTACCTTATATGCCAATAATTGCACTTACTGCCAGCGTATTAGCGCAAGATAAAATCGCAACTCAACAAGCCGGTATGGATGGTTTCGCTAATAAACCGATTGATTTAGCACTATTAAACAGCGAAATTGCTCGGGTACTCAATTTAACCATGTCACCTATTTCAGCTGCAACTTTACAACATAAACCTAAATTGATAGATACAACTCAAGGGATCACTCTTTGGGGCAGCGAAACAGTATATTTCAGCGAGCTTGCAAAGTTTTGTACTCAATGGCCTAGCAAATACCAAGCCTTGCAACTAGCGGTTGATCAGCAAGATTTAACACGTATTAAACAGCTTAGTCATGGTTTAAAAGGTATTTGTGGTAATTTAGCGCTTACCCAATGGATGACAATTTTTGCGCAACTTGAACAAAATGACCCCGATACGTTCCAAGTACTTCTCGATACACTTGCCAATAGTTTCCCTGCTATCAAGGCGCAATTAGATACCAACAAGAGCGACAATCAACAATCATGTATCACTTCTGAGAATAACGCTGTTGAGACTCATACATTGTTAATGCAGGTAGAGATACTCATCGGTGCCGTTTGCCATCATACTTATGATCAAAGCAATCTCGATACTTTAGTAACTCTGGCAAGTAATCATCACCCGAATTTAGTTGAATCCATTGTCAAAGCATTAGATGATTTTGACTTTGAGATCGCCCATCAGGCACTACTGGCACTTAAACAAGCCCTATTAGAAAACGAGGAATAA
- a CDS encoding VOC family protein, whose amino-acid sequence MNLNQVTLPVRDMQQACAFYLTLGFTQIVDTAHYARFACPEGDATFSLSLTTASFENGATIYFEHQALDEWVASLKLKGIVFEQEPTDQRFLWREALLFDPSGNKIKLYWAGDNRLNPPWRVEKRLT is encoded by the coding sequence ATGAATTTAAACCAAGTCACGTTACCTGTTAGAGATATGCAGCAAGCATGTGCTTTTTATCTAACTTTGGGTTTTACACAAATTGTGGATACTGCACATTATGCGCGTTTTGCCTGCCCCGAAGGAGATGCCACATTTTCACTGTCATTGACTACAGCAAGTTTTGAAAATGGCGCAACGATTTATTTTGAACATCAAGCATTAGATGAGTGGGTAGCAAGCCTTAAACTAAAAGGTATTGTATTTGAGCAAGAACCAACAGATCAGCGTTTTTTATGGCGTGAAGCGCTATTGTTTGACCCATCTGGTAACAAAATTAAACTCTATTGGGCGGGAGATAATCGGTTAAATCCCCCTTGGCGGGTTGAAAAACGCTTAACTTAG
- a CDS encoding DUF523 domain-containing protein yields the protein MEKVLVSACLLGKKVRYDGKALSTSERILEQWVAAGKVISVCPEVDAGMTIPRSPAEILNGDGLDVWEGTARVIDINGLDESAYFKAGAHIALALCKKYQIRVAVLTENSPSCGSSAIYDGTFTNTKLDGTGVTVALLQKHGIEVFNQHDLDAANHALLRDRHYL from the coding sequence ATGGAAAAAGTACTGGTAAGCGCTTGTCTACTCGGGAAAAAAGTACGTTATGATGGTAAAGCGCTCAGCACATCAGAACGTATTCTTGAACAATGGGTCGCAGCAGGCAAAGTAATTTCAGTTTGCCCAGAGGTGGATGCAGGGATGACTATTCCAAGATCTCCAGCAGAAATACTAAACGGTGATGGCCTTGATGTATGGGAGGGAACCGCGCGGGTTATTGATATAAATGGACTGGATGAAAGTGCATACTTCAAAGCTGGAGCACACATCGCTTTAGCCTTGTGTAAAAAATACCAGATCCGCGTTGCGGTATTAACCGAAAATAGCCCCTCTTGTGGGAGTTCGGCGATCTACGATGGTACTTTCACCAATACCAAGCTTGATGGTACAGGTGTCACGGTGGCATTACTGCAAAAGCACGGTATCGAGGTTTTTAATCAGCATGATCTTGATGCCGCTAACCATGCTTTGCTGCGGGATAGGCATTATCTATAG
- a CDS encoding LysR family transcriptional regulator produces MNIDATTLHLQLPNLYLFRRVTQLGSFQATADALQLPRSSVSKKIAQLEQHLGLRLLQRSTRQLNLTDAGKELLIITDSLTDLLSNTAKLTEQAQAKPSGRVKISSSTLIGQRYLLPLLPDLKRLFPEIVIDINLDDRVVDLIELGIDIALRVGQLPDSSLVARQIGIKSWACFASPAYLQDAAKLDKPSDLSAHQCIIFRHQKLAMDHWHFCSPSGEIQTIHITPATASDDGRTLVELACMGMGIIRIDPILIKPELQAGKLTTVLTAWHHPDAAPIHLVCLEKEARSRAVNEVWQYLSKELTQVLNQAS; encoded by the coding sequence ATGAATATTGACGCAACAACCTTGCACCTTCAACTGCCTAATTTATATCTATTTCGTCGTGTTACTCAGCTAGGCAGCTTTCAAGCCACCGCAGACGCGCTGCAATTACCACGCTCATCTGTCAGTAAAAAAATTGCCCAGCTTGAACAGCATTTAGGCTTAAGATTATTGCAACGCAGTACACGGCAATTAAACCTCACCGATGCAGGCAAAGAGTTACTTATCATCACCGACTCACTCACTGACCTACTCAGCAATACCGCTAAATTGACCGAACAAGCCCAAGCTAAGCCCAGTGGTCGAGTAAAAATAAGTAGCTCAACCCTTATCGGCCAACGTTACTTATTACCCTTGTTACCAGACCTAAAACGGTTATTCCCTGAGATAGTAATAGACATTAACCTTGATGATCGGGTAGTTGACCTAATTGAACTGGGGATAGACATTGCACTGCGGGTCGGTCAATTACCCGATTCATCTTTAGTTGCTCGTCAAATTGGCATTAAATCCTGGGCCTGTTTTGCCAGTCCCGCTTACCTACAAGATGCAGCTAAACTTGATAAACCAAGCGACCTTAGTGCACATCAATGCATCATCTTTCGCCATCAAAAACTAGCCATGGATCATTGGCATTTTTGCAGCCCAAGTGGCGAAATTCAAACCATCCACATAACGCCTGCAACAGCATCTGACGATGGCCGCACCTTAGTTGAACTTGCCTGTATGGGCATGGGCATCATTCGAATTGACCCTATTTTAATCAAACCCGAATTACAGGCTGGAAAACTAACGACAGTCTTAACAGCATGGCATCACCCCGATGCAGCCCCTATTCACTTGGTTTGTTTAGAAAAAGAGGCACGTAGTCGAGCCGTAAACGAAGTGTGGCAATACCTCAGTAAAGAGCTTACTCAGGTTCTTAATCAAGCAAGTTGA
- a CDS encoding SDR family NAD(P)-dependent oxidoreductase: protein MQTSLQGKTILITGATAGIGFAAAQSLLLQGAKLVITGRNQTRLNHAVKALGEQVIPVLCDSANVEQIQQMVIELQRDNIQLDGLILNAGVFYPAPFEQMSLENFTSTMAVNFNGPALTLQALLPCLKNPSSVVFVSSVAVLKAFASAGVYSASKAAFEGLARVLNSELAPRGIRINSIRPGVTATEIQAKAGMDDAAISGFFESLSSTPVGRVLVPDDLIPAINYLISDASIGLRNAYIDIDGGFGL from the coding sequence ATGCAAACTTCGTTACAAGGAAAAACAATTTTAATCACTGGCGCAACAGCAGGTATAGGTTTTGCAGCGGCGCAATCGTTGTTGTTACAAGGTGCTAAATTAGTGATCACAGGGCGAAACCAGACGCGCTTGAACCACGCGGTGAAGGCGCTTGGTGAGCAGGTGATACCAGTGTTGTGTGACAGTGCCAATGTTGAACAAATCCAGCAAATGGTCATTGAGCTTCAGCGCGATAACATTCAACTCGATGGCCTAATTTTAAATGCCGGCGTGTTTTATCCAGCGCCATTTGAGCAAATGAGTTTAGAAAACTTTACCAGCACTATGGCGGTGAACTTTAATGGCCCAGCGCTAACGTTACAGGCATTACTGCCTTGTTTGAAAAATCCCAGCAGTGTGGTATTTGTATCGAGTGTTGCAGTATTAAAAGCGTTTGCAAGCGCTGGAGTTTATAGTGCCAGTAAAGCTGCGTTTGAAGGTTTAGCTCGAGTGCTTAATTCAGAATTAGCTCCACGTGGCATTCGGATTAACTCGATTCGCCCAGGTGTAACCGCCACCGAAATTCAGGCCAAAGCAGGGATGGACGATGCCGCAATCAGTGGTTTTTTTGAGTCACTCAGTAGCACGCCCGTTGGTCGAGTTTTAGTGCCTGATGACCTTATTCCTGCCATCAATTATTTAATCTCTGACGCCAGCATTGGCTTACGTAATGCGTATATTGACATCGATGGTGGATTTGGACTTTAG
- a CDS encoding DM13 domain-containing protein — translation MNSKRLILLLATHLSIAVMGFMAGIYTLPILIAQPAPLESDLLAVSSRAIVSAKFERHLQDSDFLHFGEGEVFISQHAIAFVGTLAPGPDYQLYLSPEFVETELDFNRLKAQMVQVGAVKTFNNFLVALPAHIDPTHYNTVIVWCDSFNQFITSAQYQHR, via the coding sequence ATGAACAGCAAGCGGCTGATTTTATTATTAGCAACTCACTTAAGTATTGCAGTTATGGGGTTTATGGCGGGGATCTACACCTTGCCTATTTTGATTGCGCAACCGGCACCACTAGAGTCAGATTTGTTGGCGGTTTCGAGTCGAGCAATAGTAAGCGCTAAATTTGAACGGCACTTGCAAGACAGTGATTTTCTTCATTTTGGTGAGGGCGAGGTGTTTATTAGCCAGCACGCGATTGCGTTTGTCGGCACCTTAGCTCCGGGGCCAGATTATCAGCTTTATTTGTCACCTGAGTTTGTTGAAACAGAGCTCGATTTTAATCGGTTAAAAGCGCAGATGGTGCAAGTAGGGGCTGTTAAAACCTTTAATAACTTTTTAGTGGCGCTCCCTGCGCACATCGACCCAACTCACTACAATACGGTGATTGTATGGTGCGACAGTTTTAATCAATTTATTACCTCAGCCCAGTATCAACATCGCTAG